One Microbacterium keratanolyticum DNA window includes the following coding sequences:
- a CDS encoding sirohydrochlorin chelatase, translating into MSPSLLAVSHGTSDPDGVAAIELLVRRVAERLPDVDVRAAFVDVQQPDPEAALAEMDGPTVVIPLLLSRGFHVRVDLGRAVRDRRGVVATTPLGPDPRLAEVLAARIADVPHDASAPVVLAIAGSRDPASLDDAEQMTALLGAQLGRTVIPAFLAAREPRLDAVRAQHPDAAVATYLLGRGFFFDVARRLAGPALLCDPLLDGTVANPTEPPTALIDLIASRYLEGVALLESELVRAV; encoded by the coding sequence ACGGCGTCGCCGCGATCGAGCTGCTCGTGCGCCGCGTCGCCGAGCGGCTGCCCGACGTCGATGTGCGCGCGGCGTTCGTCGACGTGCAGCAGCCCGATCCCGAGGCGGCTCTCGCGGAGATGGACGGCCCCACGGTCGTCATCCCACTTCTCTTGTCGCGCGGCTTCCACGTGCGCGTCGACCTCGGGCGCGCGGTGCGCGACCGACGTGGGGTCGTCGCGACCACACCACTGGGCCCGGATCCGAGGCTCGCCGAAGTGCTCGCGGCACGCATCGCGGATGTGCCCCACGACGCGTCTGCTCCTGTGGTCCTCGCGATCGCGGGCTCCCGTGACCCCGCGTCGCTCGACGATGCCGAGCAGATGACCGCGCTGCTCGGCGCACAGCTCGGACGCACCGTGATCCCGGCGTTCCTCGCAGCACGCGAACCGCGACTGGATGCGGTGCGGGCGCAGCATCCGGATGCTGCCGTGGCGACGTATCTGCTCGGCCGCGGCTTCTTCTTCGATGTCGCGCGACGCCTCGCCGGTCCTGCACTCCTCTGCGACCCTCTCCTCGACGGCACGGTCGCGAACCCCACCGAACCGCCGACAGCCCTTATCGACCTCATCGCGTCGCGCTACCTCGAGGGTGTCGCGCTGCTCGAATCGGAGCTCGTCCGCGCTGTGTGA